CGCCGGCGTTCACGAGCCCCGCCGGCGACACGTTCACGACGCGGCCGGTGCCGTTGTCCTGGTTGAACAGCGCCTGCAGCCCACGCACGATCTCCGGATGGTCCTCGCTGAACGCGCGCGATCCGTTGAGCCCCTGCTCCTCGCTCGCCCAGTGACCGACGAGGATGGTGCGCTTCGGGCGCGGATACGCGGCCTTCAGGATGCGCATCGCCTCCATCATCGTCGCCGTGCCGGTGCCGTTGTCGGTCGTGCCGGAGCCGGCGTCCCACGAGTCGAAGTGCGCGGAGAGCATGACGTACTCGTTCGGCCGCTCGCTGCCGCGGATCTCGGCGACGGTGTTGAACGTCGGCACGTCGGCGGTGATCTCGGCGTCCGAGCGCACGCGCAGCACGGGGCCCTGGCCGTTCGCCGCGAGGCGGAACAGCAGGCCGTAGTCCTCGCAGCTCACGTCGACCGAGGGCACGAGCTCGGTGCGCGCGAAGAAGACCTTGTTCACGCCCCACCCCTCCGACCAGCGCGACGCGATGACGCCCGCCACGCCCGCCTGCTCGAGCCGGCGGCCGAGCGAGCCGGTGCCTAACGAGAGCGAGTAGCCGGTGGCGCGCACGCGCGCGTTCCACGCCGCGGTGTCGGCGATGCGCTGGCGACGGAACCGCGCGAGCGACGAGTCGGTCGCCCACCGCTGCAGGTTCTCGTCGGGGCGACAGGTGGGCTGCGGGAACGACACGAGCACGAACTTGCCGCGCGCCTGCGGCAGCCACCGCACGAACTCGTTGCTGTCGGCGACCTGCGGCAGCACGACCACCGGTGCCGTGACGTCGCGCCCCTTCGTGCCCGCGCTCCACGCGAGCAGCGTCGCCTCGAGCGTGCGCGCGCGCGGCTGGAGGAGGTCGACGTTGGACGTGCCGCGCCGCCAGCCGCGCCAGGTGCCCACCTGCTCGTTGCGCGCGGTGATCCCCCACTTCGTGTACGTCGCGACCGCCCACTCGTTCGCGGCGCGCATCTGCGGCGTGCCGGTGAGCCGCGGGCCGATGGAGTCGCTCAGCGCCTGCAGCAGCGCGCCGACGCGCGAGCTGTCCATGCCGAGCGCCCAGATGCGGCGCAGCACCGGGTCGTCGACGGGAAGCGTCTGCGCGTGGAGGCGCGGCGCCGCGAGCGCGGCGGCCGCGAGGAGCGCGGCGAGCCGGCGGAGCGCGCGGCGCGTCGGGAGAGTCGTCACGGGAGAGCCTCGAGGTGGGAAGTTCGACGGGTAAGCTAAGCGCCGCGCACAGCCCGAAGAAACACCGTTGACTGCGCGTCGGGTCAGGGGTAACCTCGAAGAGCCATGCCGACCTCGCGCCCGCGCACCGTCCTCGCCGATCCGGCAGACCCCGAGACGGCGGAATTCGCGGAGCCGGAGGAGATCGAGCCCGATCTGCCGCAGGCGGACCCCGAGCTGCCCGACGCGGCGCCGCGCTCGCTGGCCGAGCTGGTGGAGCGCACGCTCGCCGCGGTGGCCGACGACGCGCTCGGACGGCGCGTGCGGCTGTCGCTCCTCACGACGGTGCAGACCGCGGCGGCGGAGGCCGGTCGCGTGCTGCCGATCGAGGTGCACGAGCTGCGCGCGCGCGTGCTGCGCGGTGCGCTGCCGTGGGTGGGCGAAGGGGGCGTGTTCGTGGACGCGCCCGACGCCGGCGAGGACCACGCGCTGCTCGACGCGGTGACGCACGCCGTGCGGACCGCGCAGCGCCCGATCGACGAAGGCGGCGGCGGCTACGACGGCCTGTTCGCGCCGCTGCACGACGACGCGCTCGACGCGCTGCTGCGGCGCTCGACGATCGCGGTGCGGGCCGCGGCGTTAGGCGCGACGACCGACTGCGTGGTGACGCCGCCGCTGTTCGGCCGCTACCTCGCGATCTGCTCCGCCGACGCGACGCCCGACCAGCGGCGCGTGGCGCTGCGGCGCGGGCTCGCGCACGTGCTCTGCGGCCACGTCGGCGAGCACACGCCGCTCCCCCTCCCCGCGCCCGCGCCGGCGCAGCGCACGGCCGACGTGTTCGCGCTCGTGGATCTGATCCCGTTCTGGCAGCTCCACGAGTGGCGCCGCGCACGACTCGGCTGGCGCGCCACGATGCGCGAGGCCGCGCGCACCGCCGCGGCGCTCGCCCCCGACTGGGGTGCGGCGCGCGCGAGCGACGCGGCGCGGCGGCGGGTGCTGCTCTACCGCGACCGGAAGATCTAGGGCAGGAGGGCAGGAGGGCAGGAGGGCAAGAGAGGCGACAGCTCCTGCCCTCCTGCCCTCCTGCCCTCGTGCCCTCTCACTCGGGTTTCTGCCCCACCACGATGCTCGGCGTCACGTTCGGCGGGCCGAGGGGCGTCACGGTGCCGTTGCCGAGCTGCCCCTTGTCGTTGCGCCCCCAGCAGAGCGTCGTGAGGCGGTCGGCGGCGATGGTGCAGGTGAACGCGCCGCCGCCGGTGGCGACGTTCGCGGCGCTCACCTCGGCCACGGCGAGCTTGCCGGCGGCGCGGATCGGGGCGCGGGTGCCGCTCTGCGCGGCTGCGGTGCCCAGCTCGCCGTCCTTGTTGCTTCCCCAGCAGTACAGCGCGTCGTCCGTCGTCACGCCGCACGCGTGGCCGTAGCCGGTGGCGATCGAGCGGAACGTCAGGCCGCCGTCGACCGCGACCGGCGACGAGGACTGGCTCACCGACGTGGTGCCGAGCGTGCCGCCGGCGTTGTTCCCCCAGCACCACGCCGCACCGGCCGGCGTGAGCGCGCACGCGTACTGGTTCGACGCGTGGATGTCGCGGAACGTCAGCCCGCCGACGACCCGCTGCGGCGACGTGAGATACGTGTTGCCGCCGGAGATCTTGCCGCCCTCGCCGAGGTTGCCCTGGCCGCTGTAGCCGGAGCAGTAGGCTTCGCCCTTCGGCGTGAGGCCGCACACGAAGCTGCCGCCCGCCGACACGCTGCCTAACGTCATGCCCCCCTCGGCGAGCGTCGGCGTCGTGAAGCTGCCGGTGCGGCCGGTGCCCATCTGCCCCCAGCCGTTGTAGCCCCAGCAGTACGTCCTGTCGTCCGTCGCGATGCCGCACACGTGCTCGTCGCCGACGGTGAGCGCGCGGAAGCGCATCGTCTCCGACACGAGCAGCGGCGTCGCGCTCTGATACGTGCCCGTCGGACGCGCGAGCATCCCCCAGCCGTTGTTGCCCCAGCACCACGCCTTGCCGTCGGCCTCGAGACCGCACGTCACGCGGCCGTACGCCTCGAGCTTCGTGAAGCGGTGACCGCCGGGGATGCGCACCGGCGCCGCGCTCTTCACGTCGTCGCCGAGCTCGGGGAGCCCGATGCGGCCGTCCTTCGCGTTCAGCCCCCAGCACCATGCGATGCCGCCGCTCGCGATGTCGCACGCGTGCTCGGTGCCGGCGACGATCGAGCGATAGCGGATCACGACGACACGCGTCGCGGTGCCGACGAGCGTGTCGCTGCGCGCGGTGATGGTGACCGTTCCGCGGTCGATGCCGGTCAGCACGCCGGTGACGCTGTCGATGCGCGCGACGGTCGTGTCGGAGCTCGACCAGCGCAGCACGCGCTTCTCGACCGCCGCGCCGTGCGTGACGACGCGCCCCGCGCTGTCGACGTAGACCGCGTGCATGTCGCGCACGTCGTAGGCCTCGAGTGTGTCGAGCGACGTCACGACGCGCACGGCGGCGACGCCGGGAACGACGGTGACGGCGGCGCTGTCACGCGTGCCGGCGACGGACGCGATGATCCAGCCGGCGCCCGCGGTGCGCGCGTTCACGACGCCGCTGACGCTGTCCACGTCGACGACGTCGGGCGACGATGCGGACCAGCGCACCGCGTCGGTCGCGACGGCGGCATCCTGCGCGTCGCGCGCGACGGCGGCGAGCGGCACGGTGTCGCCGGCGACGATGGTGATCTCGCGCGGCGCGACGCTCACCGACCAGATCGACGCGTCGTGCACGGTCACGATGGCGCTCGCGCTGTCGGCGCCGCGCGCCGCGGTGATGCGCGCGAGCCCGACCGCGACGCCGCTCACCACACCCGCGGAGTCCACGCGCGCGACGGTCGTGTCCGACGAGCTCCACGCGAGCGCCGGGGCATTCACAGGAGTCCCCGCGGAGTCGCGCACGACGGCGTCGAGGCGTCGGCTGCGGCCGATCACGACGCGCGCGGTGTCGGGCGACACGACGATCGCCGGGCGCGGCACGTCGCCGAGCAGCCGACGCGGCGTGGCGCGCGGCCCCGCGGAGACGGGATCGTCGGCGCACGCGGCGGCGACGGCGAGCGCGGCGGTGAGCGCGACCGCGCTCACGGCACGCGACGGGGTCCGGCCCAACGACGGACGTGCGGGCATGCGGGCTATCCTCCAATGCCGCGACCGTGGCGTCGTCCGCTCCGACGACCTGCCCGGCCCGCGGCATGTGTGTGCGCGTGGTATTGCGCCTGTGGCGCTGCGCCGAACGCCGTCGGGCTCGTGAAGCGCCGATCCCGCGACGGGGAGGCGCGTGCACGCCTCCGACGCGGGGAGAGTGCGCCGATGCTTGTCGGGAGACATGGGTACTTCGACCCGCGGCCGTGCTCGGCATGCGCGCGATACGACGGATGTCCATCACGGCAGCCCGACATCAGATGGTTGCCTCCGCGCCCTTTCGCTACGATCTTGCCGGAGCGAGGTGGGCTCCGGTCCGCCCGCGTACCCACGCTTCCGGTGAGCTCCTCATCCTTCCCGCCTGATCCGAGCACCACCGACGTGACCTCCGCCGACGTGAGCAGCACAGACGCGGGCGCCGCCGATGTGGGCGATGCCGGCGCGAACCACGGCCCCCCGCCCAGCGGCACGGTGCGTCATCGCACCGAGCGCGACTCGTTGGGCCGCGTGTGGCGGTTCGTGTACGACCCGGCGGCCCAGGATCCGATGGTGCCGGCGGGGATGGTGCGCATCCGGTGCACGACGGGGACGGGACGCGCCACGCTCGTGCTGCGCGCGGACTGGCTCGAGTGGCCCCGGCAACAGCTGCTGAACGAGCTGCAGGCGTCGCTCCAGCTCCAGCGCGGCGGCACCGCGGCCGCGCAGCCCTCGACCGACGGCACGGGCTCGAACGACCGGCGCGTCGCGCGTCGGCGGCTCGTGCGCCTCGCATCGGGCGTCGCGTGGAACTGCGTGTACGACCCATCGCTCGCCGCGCAGCCCGGCGACGAGGGCCGCGTGCGCGTGCGGTGCACGGCGGGGCGCGATCGTCTCGAACTCGTGCTCGACCCGGCGTGGCACCGACTCGGCGACCGCCAGCTCGCGGCGCTGATCGTCGAGGCGCTGGAGACCCGGCGCCGGTGAGCCATCGCGGGCGCGTCGCGTTAGGCGCCCTCTCGCTCGTGCTCCTCGCCGCGTGCGGCGGCGGGACGAAGCCGTCGGCCGGCGCGGGCGCGTCGACCGGCGCCGCGCCGGCTGCCACGTCGGGTGCCGCGGCCGCGACCGCGTCCGCGGCCGCGTTCCGACCACTCGCGCCGGGCGACAGCGTGCCGCCGTACGCCGCGCCGACGCTCGCGGGCGACACGGTGCGCGTGGCCGCGGGCGGTCCGCTCACGCTCGTGAACGTGTGGGCCACGTGGTGCACGTCGTGCCGCGAGGAGATGGCCGACCTGGAGGCCGTGCACCGCGACTACGGCGCGCGCGGCGTGCGCGTCGTCGCGGTGAGCGTGGACGAGGGCGACGCGGCGCGTGTGCGTCGGTTCGTCGCGCACGAGAAGCTGACGATGCCGATCGCGCTCGATCCCGAGGGGCGGATCCAGCAGACGTACAGCGTCGTCGGCGTGCCGGAGACGTTCCTCGTCGGCCGCGACGGCCGGCTCGTGTGGCGGCACGCGGGCGGGCTCCACGACGATCCGGCCGCCGCCCGCGGCGCGATCGACCGCGCGCTCGCGTCGGCGGTGCCTAACGGATCGCCCAACGCGGCCGTGTCCACCGGGAGCGCCGGCGCCGACTCCACGCGCGCGGCGTCGCGCGACTGAACACCCCGCGCCGAGTCTGGCGCCCGCCGCACCACGCGTCGCCGCGCGCGCGGCATGGCGAGCCGCGATGGCCGGTCGTCATCGCGGTGCTCGCGACGGGACTGTTCTACGTCGCGCTCCCCGACGACATGAGCGCGGGGCCGCCGTGGCTGCTGCTCGTCGTGGTCACGCTGCTGCTCGTGCCGACGGTCGTCACGCAGCGCACGGGGCACCGCGCCGCGAACGAGGCGTTCGGCTACGTCGTGACCGGGGTCCTGACGGCGGCGCTGCTCTATGCGATCGGCCGCCTCGTGACGCTGCTGCCGGCGCACCGTGAGCCGCCGATCGTGCTGCTACGCGCCGCCGCGATGCTCTGGTTCGCGACGGTGCTCGTGTTCGCGCTCTGGTACTGGCGGCTGGACGCCGGGGGGCCGAACAGCCGCGACCAGCGTCGCCACGCCGGCGAGGCGCACACGCGCGGCGCGTTCCTCTTCCCGCAGATGACGCTCGACGTGGAGACGCTGCGCGAGCACTGCGACGTGGAGACGCACTGGCACCCCGAGTTCATCGACTACCTGTTCCTCGCGTTCACCGCGAGCACCGCGTTCTCGCCGACGGACGTGCCGGTGCTGTCGCGGTGGGCGAAGGTGCTGATGATGGCGCAGGCGGTGATGTCGCTGGCGACGATCGCGCTGCTCGCGGCGCGGGCGGTGAACATACTCTGACGGTCGACGGCGGGACGCCTCACACCTGACGGCGGGACGATCTACTGCGGGACGATCCACGGCGGGACGATCGACCGCGGGACGTCGCATGCGGGATCGTGCTGCGGCGCGCGGGTGCGTGGCTCGACGCGGGGACGAGCCTTCTCAGTGTTTGGATCGCGGATCAGCGGATTCGCGAATCCGGCGCTCCGCTCACCAAACGCGAGGGGCTTACTCCGGGACGGGGCCGTGAGACGGCGCCGCGATGCCTCCATGCGGATCTGGTCCGCGTCGGATCGGTACCGCGGCGTGCAGCGCATGTAGCACCTTGGGCGAAGGGGGGGGCCCCCCTAGGGACTAGGTACGCGCCGTCCCCGTGGTGAATCATCCCGCCGTATCCATCCTGCCGTCGATCGTCCCGCCGTCGATCGTCCCGCCGTCGATCGTCCCGCCGTTAGGCGTCCCGCCGTCAGGCGTCCCGCCGTTAGGCGTCCCGCAGTGAGGCGTCCCGCCGTCAATTCACGTCACGGCTTCTCCGCCCGCACCGCCCGCACCGCGATCCCCTCCGCCACCGCGTCCGACGGGTTCACGACGACCGTCGCCCCCTCGTCCAGCCCGGACAGCACCTCGATCTCGGTGCCGAAGTCGCGGCCCAGCTCCACCTTCGTGAAGTGCACGCGGCCGCCGCGCAGCAGCGCGACCTGCGGACCGTTAGGCCCGGAGACGAGCGCGTTCGCCGGCAGCAGCACGCCCGGCGTGACGTTGCGCACCGCGAGGCGCACCTGCGCGTACATGCCCGGCAGGAGCGCCGCGTTCGGGTTCGGCACGTCGACCTCGGCGAGCATGGTGCGCGTCGCGGCCTCCACGGCGCCCGACGTGCGCACTACGCGCCCCGTGAAGCGCGCGCCGCCGAGGCTCTGCACGACGATCTCGGCGTCGGAGCCCGGATGGAGCTGCGCGGCGGCGGCCTCGGGGACGTTGATCATCACGCGTCCCGTATCGGCCTGCGCGAGCACGAACAGCGGGCGAGCGCCGCCGCCCTGCGCGGGACTCACGAGCTGCCCCACCTCGACGTTGCGCGCCGTCACCGTGCCGGCGAACGGCGCGACGACGCGGCCGAAGCTCTGCATCTCCTGCAGCCGACGCACGTTCGCCTCGCCCGCCGCGAGGTTCGCCGACGCCGCCTCGAAGCCGGCTTCCTTCTCGTCGAGCTCCTGACGCGTCGCCGCGCTGTCCTTCACCATCGCACGCCACCGGTCGAGCGACGTGCGCGCGAGCGCGTGCGCCGCGCGGACCTGGCCGAGCGACGCGCGCGCCTGCGCGAGCTCCTGGTCGAGCTCCGGCGTCTCGATCTCGGCGAGCAGCTGTCCGGCGCGCACGCGGCTGCCGATGTCGGCGTGGAAGCGGCGCACGTAGCCCGAGCTGCGCGCGTAGAGCGCCGCCTCGCGCATCGCCTGCACCGTGCCCGGGAGCAGCAGCTCGCCCGACGCGCTCGCACGCTTCACGGTGACGACGGAGACGAGCGGCGCCTCCGTCACCGCGTGCGTGCGGGCCTCGAGCGCCTGCTTGCGACGCAGGCGCGGCACCGCGCCGACGAACAGCAGCACGACGAAGAACGCGCCGGCCCCGGGGAGCAGGCGGCGCGCGCCTCGCCCCGACGGCGGCGGCGCGCTCACGCGACCACCTCGGCGAGCGGCGCCGGCGCGGCCTCGGCGACCGTGTCGCGGCGCAGCGCCGCGTAGACCACGGGGACGAAGAACAGCGTCGCGACCGTCGCGAGCGCGAGCCCGCCGATGACGGCGCGGCCCAACGGCGCGTTCTGCTCGCCCCCCTCGCCGAGTCCGAGCGCCATCGGAAGCATGCCGATGATCATCGCGCCCGCCGTCATCAGCACGGGGCGGAGGCGCGTCGTCCCGGCGCTGAGCGCCGCGGCGACCGAGTCGAACCCTTCACGGCGCTGCTCGTTGGCGAACGACACGATGAGGATGCTGTTCGCAGTGGCGACGCCGACGCTCATGATCGCCCCCATGAGCGACGGCACGCTGAGCGTGGTCTGCGTGACGTAGAGCATCCACGCGATCCCGGCGAGCGCGCCGGGAAGCGCGAGGATGATGATGAGCGGATCCGTCCACGACTGGAAGTTCACGACCATGAGGAGGTAGACCAGGACCACGGCGAACACCAGGCCGAGCTGGAGACCGGCGAACGACTCGCGCATGCTCGCCACCTGCCCGCGCACGACGATGGAGCTGCCCTTCGGCAGCGACGGCGTCAGCTCCGACACCACGCGATCGACGTCGCGCGCCACGCCGCCGAGGTCGCGCCCCTGCACGTTCGCGTAGACGTCGAACACCGGCTGCACGTTGTAGTGGTTCACGACCGAG
This DNA window, taken from Gemmatirosa kalamazoonensis, encodes the following:
- a CDS encoding M20/M25/M40 family metallo-hydrolase; its protein translation is MTTLPTRRALRRLAALLAAAALAAPRLHAQTLPVDDPVLRRIWALGMDSSRVGALLQALSDSIGPRLTGTPQMRAANEWAVATYTKWGITARNEQVGTWRGWRRGTSNVDLLQPRARTLEATLLAWSAGTKGRDVTAPVVVLPQVADSNEFVRWLPQARGKFVLVSFPQPTCRPDENLQRWATDSSLARFRRQRIADTAAWNARVRATGYSLSLGTGSLGRRLEQAGVAGVIASRWSEGWGVNKVFFARTELVPSVDVSCEDYGLLFRLAANGQGPVLRVRSDAEITADVPTFNTVAEIRGSERPNEYVMLSAHFDSWDAGSGTTDNGTGTATMMEAMRILKAAYPRPKRTILVGHWASEEQGLNGSRAFSEDHPEIVRGLQALFNQDNGTGRVVNVSPAGLVNAGEAWGRWASRLPAEISQYLTFSFPGSPAGGGSDNASFACYGAPGFGLGSLSWDYGTYTWHTNRDTYDKLWLDDVKNNATLVAMLAYLASEDSQTVARDQRVMPRGQVWPACVKAVRRWSDFAR
- a CDS encoding efflux RND transporter periplasmic adaptor subunit; translation: MSAPPPSGRGARRLLPGAGAFFVVLLFVGAVPRLRRKQALEARTHAVTEAPLVSVVTVKRASASGELLLPGTVQAMREAALYARSSGYVRRFHADIGSRVRAGQLLAEIETPELDQELAQARASLGQVRAAHALARTSLDRWRAMVKDSAATRQELDEKEAGFEAASANLAAGEANVRRLQEMQSFGRVVAPFAGTVTARNVEVGQLVSPAQGGGARPLFVLAQADTGRVMINVPEAAAAQLHPGSDAEIVVQSLGGARFTGRVVRTSGAVEAATRTMLAEVDVPNPNAALLPGMYAQVRLAVRNVTPGVLLPANALVSGPNGPQVALLRGGRVHFTKVELGRDFGTEIEVLSGLDEGATVVVNPSDAVAEGIAVRAVRAEKP
- a CDS encoding Ig-like domain-containing protein: MPARPSLGRTPSRAVSAVALTAALAVAAACADDPVSAGPRATPRRLLGDVPRPAIVVSPDTARVVIGRSRRLDAVVRDSAGTPVNAPALAWSSSDTTVARVDSAGVVSGVAVGLARITAARGADSASAIVTVHDASIWSVSVAPREITIVAGDTVPLAAVARDAQDAAVATDAVRWSASSPDVVDVDSVSGVVNARTAGAGWIIASVAGTRDSAAVTVVPGVAAVRVVTSLDTLEAYDVRDMHAVYVDSAGRVVTHGAAVEKRVLRWSSSDTTVARIDSVTGVLTGIDRGTVTITARSDTLVGTATRVVVIRYRSIVAGTEHACDIASGGIAWCWGLNAKDGRIGLPELGDDVKSAAPVRIPGGHRFTKLEAYGRVTCGLEADGKAWCWGNNGWGMLARPTGTYQSATPLLVSETMRFRALTVGDEHVCGIATDDRTYCWGYNGWGQMGTGRTGSFTTPTLAEGGMTLGSVSAGGSFVCGLTPKGEAYCSGYSGQGNLGEGGKISGGNTYLTSPQRVVGGLTFRDIHASNQYACALTPAGAAWCWGNNAGGTLGTTSVSQSSSPVAVDGGLTFRSIATGYGHACGVTTDDALYCWGSNKDGELGTAAAQSGTRAPIRAAGKLAVAEVSAANVATGGGAFTCTIAADRLTTLCWGRNDKGQLGNGTVTPLGPPNVTPSIVVGQKPE
- a CDS encoding TlpA family protein disulfide reductase, coding for MSHRGRVALGALSLVLLAACGGGTKPSAGAGASTGAAPAATSGAAAATASAAAFRPLAPGDSVPPYAAPTLAGDTVRVAAGGPLTLVNVWATWCTSCREEMADLEAVHRDYGARGVRVVAVSVDEGDAARVRRFVAHEKLTMPIALDPEGRIQQTYSVVGVPETFLVGRDGRLVWRHAGGLHDDPAAARGAIDRALASAVPNGSPNAAVSTGSAGADSTRAASRD
- a CDS encoding DUF1345 domain-containing protein; translation: MLATGLFYVALPDDMSAGPPWLLLVVVTLLLVPTVVTQRTGHRAANEAFGYVVTGVLTAALLYAIGRLVTLLPAHREPPIVLLRAAAMLWFATVLVFALWYWRLDAGGPNSRDQRRHAGEAHTRGAFLFPQMTLDVETLREHCDVETHWHPEFIDYLFLAFTASTAFSPTDVPVLSRWAKVLMMAQAVMSLATIALLAARAVNIL